In a genomic window of Candidatus Izemoplasma sp.:
- the dapA gene encoding 4-hydroxy-tetrahydrodipicolinate synthase — MFKGSLVAIVTPFDQQGGVHYEKLTELLNWHVEQKTDGIIILGTTGEAPTLSKTEKLAVFEHTVKVIDGRIPVIAGTGSNNTSATIQFSQETEKLGVDGLLVVTPYYNKGNRQGIIEHYKAINNAVNIPIIVYNVPSRTGVNLEVDVVKELSSFSHIVGLKEASGDLSYFGQIQAATPKEFLLFSGNDDVVLPTLSLGGSGVISVAANVIPRPFHDMVEAFLNNDLQKAIELQLHYMDLINGLFVEVNPVPVKAVLNLMGKNVGEYRLPLAPPTNDTLTLLQDLVRRYDL, encoded by the coding sequence ATGTTTAAAGGATCACTTGTTGCTATTGTTACGCCATTTGATCAACAAGGTGGCGTGCATTATGAAAAATTAACGGAATTACTTAACTGGCATGTTGAACAAAAAACAGACGGTATTATTATTTTAGGAACTACGGGAGAAGCACCAACTCTATCAAAAACAGAAAAACTCGCTGTATTTGAACACACTGTTAAAGTTATTGATGGGCGTATTCCAGTCATTGCCGGGACAGGATCAAACAATACGTCTGCGACGATTCAGTTTTCACAAGAAACAGAAAAACTAGGGGTTGATGGATTGTTAGTGGTTACCCCATATTACAATAAAGGAAATAGACAAGGTATTATTGAACATTATAAAGCAATCAATAATGCTGTTAATATCCCCATTATTGTATACAATGTCCCATCACGTACAGGGGTTAATCTAGAAGTAGATGTGGTTAAAGAACTATCATCATTCTCTCATATTGTAGGGTTAAAAGAAGCTAGTGGAGATCTCTCATATTTTGGTCAGATCCAGGCAGCGACCCCAAAAGAGTTTCTTTTGTTTAGTGGAAACGATGATGTTGTTTTACCAACATTAAGCCTAGGGGGCAGTGGTGTTATTAGTGTTGCAGCCAATGTGATACCAAGACCATTTCACGATATGGTAGAGGCATTCTTAAATAATGATTTACAAAAGGCAATAGAACTCCAACTTCATTACATGGATTTAATTAATGGATTATTTGTTGAAGTCAATCCTGTTCCCGTAAAAGCAGTACTTAATTTGATGGGGAAAAACGTTGGTGAATATCGTTTACCATTAGCTCCGCCTACTAACGATACATTAACCTTATTACAAGACCTTGTTCGGAGGTATGACCTATGA
- the dapB gene encoding 4-hydroxy-tetrahydrodipicolinate reductase — protein sequence MNIIISGYGAMGKTLLDEIGNVKAFGVCGVVDMQQEYGVSDFSQIETSCDVVIDFSHPDQLHTVLDYGLDTKTPLVIATTGMSHEQEKAIETASKHIPILYTGNTSLGINVMNHIVKHMTDVLDDFDIEIIEKHHNQKIDAPSGTAKMLLSSVQERRNIKAVYGRNGVSKRDKNDITIHALRGGTIPGEHSVIYAGDDELIEIKHTALSKRIFAKGALKAAQYIIKQPSGLYDMTDVLKKGDVS from the coding sequence ATGAATATCATTATCAGTGGATACGGTGCAATGGGTAAAACCTTATTAGATGAAATAGGTAACGTTAAAGCTTTTGGTGTGTGTGGAGTTGTTGATATGCAACAAGAATATGGTGTATCAGATTTTTCACAAATTGAAACATCTTGTGATGTTGTGATTGATTTTTCTCACCCAGATCAATTACATACCGTACTTGACTATGGTTTAGACACTAAAACGCCTTTAGTCATCGCTACAACAGGGATGTCTCATGAACAAGAAAAAGCGATTGAAACAGCCAGCAAACACATCCCCATTTTATACACAGGAAATACCTCACTAGGAATCAATGTTATGAATCATATTGTAAAACATATGACAGATGTACTAGACGACTTTGATATCGAGATCATCGAAAAACATCATAATCAAAAAATAGATGCTCCTAGTGGAACAGCTAAAATGCTGCTTTCTTCAGTGCAAGAAAGAAGAAATATTAAGGCTGTATATGGTCGGAACGGTGTATCAAAACGAGACAAAAATGATATTACGATACATGCCCTTAGGGGAGGCACTATACCTGGGGAACATAGTGTTATTTATGCCGGTGATGATGAGCTGATCGAAATCAAACATACCGCATTAAGTAAACGTATCTTTGCTAAAGGGGCATTAAAAGCCGCACAATATATTATAAAACAACCATCAGGATTATATGATATGACTGATGTATTAAAGAAAGGTGACGTATCATGA
- the dapD gene encoding 2,3,4,5-tetrahydropyridine-2,6-dicarboxylate N-acetyltransferase, protein MNAQEIIAFISNSTKTTPVKVYVNGNLKDVIFPNCQVFGTDNSKTVFGDYKDIQPVLIKHNLTDYVIEQDRRNSAIPMKDLLNESSRIEPGAIIRDQVEIGRNVVIMMNATINIGASIGDGTMIDMNVVLGGRATVGKNCHIGAGTVLAGVIEPPSATPVIIEDNVVIGANAVVLEGVKVGEGAVVAAGAVVTKDVPANAVVAGTPARIIKQKDTKTQSKTEIVDALRKL, encoded by the coding sequence ATGAATGCACAAGAAATTATCGCGTTTATCAGTAACTCAACAAAAACAACACCCGTAAAAGTCTATGTCAATGGGAATCTAAAGGATGTAATATTTCCCAATTGCCAAGTTTTTGGAACAGACAATTCAAAAACTGTATTCGGAGACTACAAAGACATACAACCTGTTCTTATTAAACATAATTTAACAGATTATGTTATCGAACAAGACCGGCGTAATAGTGCTATACCAATGAAAGACTTATTAAATGAATCTTCACGCATTGAACCAGGTGCGATCATTCGTGATCAAGTTGAAATAGGAAGAAATGTTGTTATTATGATGAATGCCACAATTAATATTGGCGCATCCATCGGTGATGGGACAATGATTGATATGAACGTAGTACTTGGCGGACGCGCAACGGTTGGTAAAAACTGCCATATTGGTGCAGGGACTGTTTTAGCAGGTGTGATTGAACCACCAAGTGCAACACCTGTTATAATTGAAGATAATGTTGTTATTGGCGCTAATGCTGTTGTATTAGAAGGCGTAAAAGTGGGTGAAGGTGCTGTCGTTGCTGCAGGTGCAGTAGTAACTAAAGATGTCCCAGCAAACGCCGTTGTCGCAGGAACACCAGCGCGCATCATTAAACAGAAGGATACCAAAACGCAATCTAAAACTGAGATTGTAGACGCATTAAGAAAACTATAA
- a CDS encoding SDR family NAD(P)-dependent oxidoreductase, whose translation MKDRTVLVTGGSGGIGQEIVKRFVHDGYFTIIHYHSHAKRAEALQKELFTKGYENTMVVGADLTNPKEIDDLISTLEEKHIIVDILINNAGIKDDDRLEDMSDQQFKKVIEINVSAPFMLTKRIVPMMKNQRYGRIINISSGLAQHGGIGKINYGASKAAIENMTKNLAKELGPSGITVNTVAPGLIETEMTEDVTDKAKEEYISRVPIRRLVEAKDVAHACAFFADERSSAISNQVIGVNGGLR comes from the coding sequence ATGAAAGATCGAACAGTTCTAGTGACAGGCGGTTCTGGGGGGATTGGGCAAGAGATTGTAAAACGCTTTGTCCATGATGGTTATTTTACAATAATCCATTATCATTCTCATGCAAAAAGAGCAGAAGCTTTACAAAAAGAACTCTTTACTAAGGGATATGAGAACACAATGGTTGTAGGGGCAGACTTAACCAATCCTAAAGAAATTGATGACCTTATCTCAACATTAGAAGAGAAGCATATTATTGTGGATATACTAATTAATAATGCTGGAATCAAGGATGATGACAGATTGGAAGATATGTCAGATCAGCAGTTTAAAAAAGTCATTGAAATCAATGTTAGTGCACCATTTATGTTGACGAAACGTATTGTTCCGATGATGAAAAATCAGCGCTATGGAAGAATCATTAATATTTCAAGCGGTCTTGCACAACATGGCGGTATCGGAAAGATTAATTATGGGGCATCCAAAGCTGCCATTGAGAATATGACAAAGAACCTTGCAAAAGAATTAGGCCCTAGTGGGATTACTGTTAATACTGTTGCCCCTGGATTAATCGAAACAGAGATGACAGAAGATGTGACAGATAAAGCAAAAGAAGAATATATAAGTCGAGTACCAATTAGACGATTAGTTGAAGCAAAGGATGTTGCTCATGCATGCGCGTTTTTTGCAGATGAGCGGAGTTCTGCCATCAGTAATCAAGTGATTGGCGTGAATGGTGGATTACGGTAA
- a CDS encoding secondary thiamine-phosphate synthase enzyme YjbQ, with protein MYTIEVRTTESDQFVDITKQVRNIVKKMQIDHGIVVVFTPHTTAGITINENADPDVTSDMIKGLNDGIKDLESFEHSEGNSQAHIKSSVIGASETVLIEDSDLVLGTWQGIYFCEFDGPRNRQIMIQVIQ; from the coding sequence ATGTATACAATTGAAGTAAGAACGACAGAATCAGACCAGTTTGTTGATATTACTAAACAAGTACGTAATATTGTCAAAAAGATGCAAATTGATCATGGGATCGTTGTTGTCTTTACCCCGCACACAACAGCAGGGATTACAATTAATGAAAATGCTGATCCAGATGTCACATCAGATATGATCAAGGGATTAAATGATGGTATTAAAGATTTGGAGAGTTTTGAGCACAGTGAGGGAAATTCACAAGCACACATAAAATCTTCAGTCATTGGCGCAAGTGAAACAGTCTTAATCGAAGATAGTGATTTGGTATTAGGGACTTGGCAAGGTATTTATTTTTGTGAATTTGATGGCCCTAGAAATCGCCAAATTATGATTCAAGTAATCCAATAA
- the zupT gene encoding zinc transporter ZupT: MDTQTIFFAFGLTLFAGLSTGIGSALAFYTKKTNASFLSGALGFSAGVMIYVSMIEIFVKARDSLEIYYGNASHGYLITTLSFFIGIALIALIDRLVPNAENPHEVHDTDDMLNTNRRNKTLLRMGLFSALAIAIHNFPEGLATFMAALQDPSLGISIAVAIAIHNIPEGISVSVPIFYATGSKKKAFYYSFLSGLSEPIGAFIGYFLLYNFLSEALFGIVFAAVAGIMVYISLDELLPTAEKYGKHHIAITGVILGMIVMATSLVLFV; encoded by the coding sequence ATGGATACACAAACAATTTTTTTCGCATTTGGGTTAACACTGTTTGCAGGCCTTTCTACAGGAATAGGAAGTGCATTAGCATTTTATACAAAGAAAACCAATGCAAGCTTTTTGAGTGGTGCCCTAGGCTTTAGTGCTGGAGTTATGATCTATGTGTCTATGATTGAAATATTTGTAAAGGCAAGAGATTCGTTAGAGATATATTATGGAAATGCTTCCCATGGTTACTTGATTACGACCTTATCCTTTTTCATAGGGATTGCTTTAATTGCATTAATCGATCGGCTAGTTCCAAATGCAGAAAACCCTCATGAGGTACATGATACGGATGATATGTTAAATACTAATAGACGTAATAAAACATTACTTAGAATGGGATTATTTAGTGCCTTAGCAATTGCTATTCATAACTTTCCCGAAGGATTAGCTACCTTTATGGCGGCATTACAAGATCCATCTCTCGGTATTTCTATTGCTGTTGCAATTGCTATTCACAATATACCAGAAGGTATTAGCGTTAGTGTGCCTATTTTTTACGCCACAGGAAGTAAGAAAAAAGCCTTTTATTACTCATTTTTAAGCGGTTTATCTGAACCAATTGGGGCTTTTATTGGATATTTTCTATTGTATAACTTTTTATCAGAGGCATTATTTGGGATAGTCTTTGCAGCTGTAGCCGGTATTATGGTTTATATTTCACTTGATGAGTTGTTACCTACTGCTGAAAAGTATGGAAAACACCATATCGCGATTACTGGTGTGATACTTGGCATGATTGTTATGGCGACAAGTTTAGTATTGTTCGTATAA
- a CDS encoding MarR family transcriptional regulator — protein MISKDYDSEDILKLDNQLCFRLYSVSRKMTKTYQPYLNKYNLTYPQYIIMLVVFEKKVIDFKELSEKVNLRTGTLTPILKKLEQLGYINRVTNQEDKRKLDVILSEKGEVLKEHIVEVPIGLAKDLQVSLDMYHTLVEQLDALDKKLDEVIDAYEK, from the coding sequence ATGATTAGTAAAGATTATGACTCAGAAGATATACTTAAATTAGACAATCAACTATGTTTTAGACTATATTCAGTTTCACGTAAAATGACAAAAACCTATCAACCATATTTAAATAAGTATAATCTTACATATCCACAATATATTATTATGTTAGTTGTATTTGAGAAAAAAGTAATCGACTTTAAAGAACTCAGTGAGAAAGTAAATTTAAGAACGGGAACTTTAACACCGATTTTAAAAAAATTAGAACAACTGGGTTATATTAATCGTGTAACTAACCAAGAAGACAAGCGTAAATTAGATGTTATATTGTCTGAAAAGGGTGAAGTATTAAAAGAACATATTGTTGAGGTGCCAATAGGACTAGCAAAAGACTTACAAGTCTCACTAGATATGTATCATACGTTAGTTGAACAACTTGATGCATTGGATAAAAAATTAGATGAGGTCATTGATGCTTATGAAAAATAG
- the heR gene encoding heliorhodopsin HeR: protein MNEISFQKLRKFNLIMGGLHLFQGILMIVLGLIITDLGNFKMKVFQHYLTYVETGPDSGYLAFDRSEIFTLPFFVLVAAFLLISAIAHALVSIPDKLNSIYNDDLEKGINRFRWFEYALSSSIMIVLIAYLFGVWDIASLILIFIVNASMNLFGLVMEQLNSGKEKTDVDWGPFIWGTIAGLAPWIAIILYLSGQSPEATAEVPWFVWAIVGTYFVAFNSFPVNMVLQYWRKGKWTNYMYGERGYIVLSLVAKTVLAWLVLVGALQPN, encoded by the coding sequence ATGAATGAGATTTCGTTTCAAAAGTTAAGAAAATTTAACTTGATTATGGGAGGGTTACATCTCTTCCAAGGCATTTTGATGATTGTTTTGGGATTAATCATCACTGATTTAGGCAATTTTAAAATGAAGGTTTTCCAACATTACTTAACGTATGTTGAAACAGGACCGGACAGTGGCTATCTTGCATTTGATCGCAGTGAGATTTTCACCTTACCATTTTTTGTATTAGTAGCCGCATTCTTACTTATTAGTGCGATTGCACATGCTTTAGTATCAATCCCTGATAAGCTAAATTCAATTTACAATGATGATCTTGAAAAAGGCATTAACCGTTTTAGATGGTTTGAATATGCATTAAGCTCATCTATTATGATTGTATTAATTGCTTATCTATTTGGTGTATGGGATATTGCATCTTTAATCCTGATCTTTATCGTCAATGCATCAATGAATCTCTTTGGACTTGTTATGGAACAACTTAATAGCGGAAAAGAAAAAACAGATGTAGATTGGGGACCATTTATTTGGGGAACCATAGCTGGTTTAGCACCATGGATTGCTATTATATTGTACCTAAGTGGACAATCCCCAGAAGCAACCGCAGAAGTTCCGTGGTTTGTTTGGGCAATTGTCGGAACGTATTTTGTCGCATTCAATAGTTTCCCTGTCAATATGGTCTTACAATATTGGCGAAAAGGAAAATGGACAAACTATATGTATGGAGAACGGGGATATATCGTATTAAGTTTAGTCGCAAAAACTGTACTCGCTTGGCTCGTCCTTGTCGGGGCATTACAACCTAATTAA
- a CDS encoding ATP phosphoribosyltransferase regulatory subunit has protein sequence MINIKEELTFIKARNTILKQFDNLAEEKGFIKVESDYFENYDDFKELNQRQNTKEFIKVQDLRGNLFLLQPDITSNIIKQVIPRIESDMTLELFYSDNIFYYDAGEIVTKRQFGVEVIGEEALDADVKMIRFIKDIFEIYEIDYAIEIGNQAVINIIIQNMNLSQKDANQLKRLLIDKNKHDLKRYLRSKNTTNYNTFLLACIDKQNQLDELIDDVKRLHLDERLLLELQKLNDIANEIKQDNVWFDLSIVNQYDYYNGPIYKGYIKGYKEEVLSGGRYDYLTVEFGSLTRALGFSLDMNVFINEVINNG, from the coding sequence ATGATTAATATAAAAGAAGAACTAACATTTATTAAAGCACGGAACACGATTTTAAAACAGTTTGATAATCTTGCTGAAGAGAAAGGTTTTATTAAAGTTGAAAGTGATTATTTTGAGAATTATGATGATTTTAAAGAATTGAATCAACGACAAAACACAAAAGAATTCATTAAAGTACAAGATTTAAGAGGGAATCTATTCTTATTACAACCTGATATAACTTCGAATATTATCAAACAAGTTATTCCAAGAATTGAATCGGATATGACACTTGAGTTATTTTACTCTGATAATATCTTTTATTATGATGCTGGTGAAATTGTAACAAAACGACAATTTGGTGTAGAAGTCATCGGTGAAGAAGCTTTAGATGCAGATGTTAAGATGATTCGATTTATTAAAGATATATTTGAAATTTATGAGATTGATTATGCGATTGAGATTGGTAATCAAGCGGTCATTAATATCATCATACAAAATATGAATTTATCCCAAAAAGATGCCAACCAGTTGAAGCGGTTATTAATTGACAAAAACAAGCACGATTTAAAACGCTATTTGAGATCTAAAAACACAACAAACTACAATACGTTTTTACTTGCTTGCATAGATAAACAGAATCAATTAGATGAGTTAATTGATGATGTTAAGCGACTTCATTTAGATGAACGTCTTTTATTAGAACTACAAAAACTAAATGATATAGCAAATGAGATAAAACAAGATAATGTATGGTTTGATTTGTCAATCGTAAATCAGTATGATTACTATAATGGTCCCATTTATAAAGGCTATATTAAAGGATATAAAGAAGAAGTATTAAGTGGTGGAAGATATGACTACTTAACTGTTGAATTTGGATCTCTGACAAGAGCGCTTGGATTTAGTCTTGATATGAATGTCTTTATCAATGAGGTGATTAACAATGGCTAG
- the hisG gene encoding ATP phosphoribosyltransferase yields the protein MARYLKFALPKGRLADSVFSVLEKAGYKIEVPKKTRKLVVTDEANQFKYYFVKPSDVVTYVDEGVCDIGVVGKDTILESSASVYELFDLGIGKCKMVVAGLPNYTYQGELRVATKYPKIAREYYAKTNQTVNIVKLNGSVELGPILGLSDVIVDIYETGRTLRANGLEVIDDFLDISSRVIANKASYRQKYTEIKTLLNRLEQEGE from the coding sequence ATGGCTAGATATTTAAAGTTTGCATTACCAAAAGGTCGACTAGCGGACAGTGTATTTAGTGTATTAGAAAAAGCTGGATACAAAATAGAAGTACCAAAGAAGACACGTAAACTTGTCGTCACAGATGAGGCGAATCAATTCAAGTATTACTTTGTGAAGCCAAGTGATGTCGTGACCTATGTAGATGAAGGTGTTTGTGATATTGGTGTGGTCGGTAAAGATACCATTTTAGAAAGTAGTGCTTCAGTCTATGAGTTGTTCGACTTAGGAATAGGTAAGTGTAAAATGGTTGTTGCCGGGTTGCCAAACTATACCTATCAAGGAGAGTTACGCGTCGCAACAAAATATCCAAAAATTGCTAGAGAATATTATGCAAAAACCAATCAAACAGTGAATATTGTAAAGTTAAACGGTAGTGTTGAGTTAGGTCCAATATTAGGCTTAAGTGATGTTATTGTAGACATATATGAAACCGGTAGAACACTTAGAGCCAATGGTCTTGAAGTCATTGACGACTTCTTAGATATATCCAGTCGTGTCATTGCGAACAAAGCGAGTTATAGACAAAAATACACCGAAATAAAAACCCTACTGAATCGCTTAGAACAAGAAGGTGAATAG
- the hisD gene encoding histidinol dehydrogenase → MLTQILLEDLEETLDIVNQNVEEETRVVKEIIKNIRLNGDLALKAYTKKFDHVSIQDFRVSDKEINDAYNRCSKELIDDLKTAYQNITLFHEAQISEGYKLSVSQDSYVGQKVVPIQEVGLYVPGGTAAYPSTVLMNAAPAKIAGVKRIVMISPPDKKGNIKDIILAAAKVAGIDEVYRCGGAQGVAALAYGTESIQPVNKIVGPGNIFVALAKKEVFGKVGIDMIAGPSEILVYAEASTNPEFVAADLLSQAEHDIRARSILVSTSQSLIDQVNKVLRQQTDKLERKAFIEQALKTGGMAILVDDDDEAIEVINQVAPEHLELLTDNAEALSNEVINAGAIFIGPYSPEPLGDYIAGPNHTLPTSGTATFSQALGVDDFVKKMSLIKYSKENLFDYKDSIMRLADIEGLTAHKNAIKVRYDEN, encoded by the coding sequence ATGTTAACACAAATATTATTAGAAGATTTAGAAGAAACATTAGATATAGTCAATCAAAACGTTGAAGAAGAAACGCGTGTTGTAAAAGAGATTATTAAAAATATACGCTTGAACGGTGACTTAGCGCTTAAAGCCTATACAAAAAAATTTGATCATGTATCAATACAAGATTTTCGAGTGTCAGACAAAGAAATTAATGATGCGTATAATCGCTGTAGTAAGGAACTTATTGATGACCTTAAAACTGCGTATCAAAACATTACACTTTTTCACGAGGCACAAATCTCAGAAGGATATAAATTAAGCGTAAGTCAAGACAGTTATGTCGGTCAAAAAGTCGTTCCGATTCAAGAAGTTGGATTATATGTTCCTGGGGGAACAGCTGCCTATCCATCAACAGTATTAATGAATGCCGCTCCTGCCAAGATTGCTGGTGTCAAAAGAATTGTCATGATCAGTCCCCCAGATAAAAAGGGAAATATTAAAGATATCATTCTAGCTGCGGCAAAAGTAGCTGGCATTGATGAAGTCTATCGCTGTGGAGGAGCGCAAGGGGTTGCTGCACTAGCTTACGGTACAGAATCTATTCAACCTGTTAATAAGATTGTTGGACCAGGTAATATCTTTGTTGCCTTGGCTAAAAAAGAAGTTTTTGGCAAAGTTGGTATTGATATGATCGCAGGCCCTAGTGAAATTTTAGTTTACGCAGAAGCATCTACTAACCCTGAGTTCGTAGCCGCTGATCTATTATCACAAGCAGAACATGATATTAGAGCCCGTTCTATTTTAGTCTCAACATCACAATCATTAATAGACCAAGTGAACAAGGTGTTAAGACAACAAACCGATAAATTAGAACGGAAGGCGTTTATCGAACAAGCATTGAAAACAGGGGGTATGGCTATTTTAGTAGATGATGATGACGAAGCAATCGAAGTAATCAATCAAGTTGCCCCAGAACATTTAGAACTCTTAACAGATAACGCCGAAGCATTATCAAATGAAGTCATTAATGCAGGTGCAATCTTTATTGGCCCATATTCTCCTGAACCGCTTGGTGATTATATCGCAGGTCCAAACCACACATTACCAACAAGTGGTACAGCGACATTCTCTCAGGCATTAGGCGTTGATGATTTTGTGAAAAAGATGTCGTTGATTAAATATAGTAAAGAGAACTTATTTGACTATAAAGACAGCATTATGAGACTTGCTGACATCGAAGGACTAACGGCTCATAAAAATGCGATCAAGGTGCGATATGATGAAAATTAA
- the hisC gene encoding histidinol-phosphate transaminase has protein sequence MKIKQAIQALRPYQVNDLQADIILNANETKNYLFDKGITLDFNTSKYPNTFADSLRESLSKQYALAPENFVLGNGSTELLEILVKTFSEKNDTVLTFSPTFSMYQIYAQIHEVKYETIPLHSDMTLSIQTLIEADDKLKPSIIFVCNPNNPTGTLIPKEDIIQLLNNTQALVVVDEAYMEFADEQESLVAEIGTYDNLIIARTFSKAYGLAGLRIGYMIGNTQLIDTLFKVKLPYSLNQASIQYGLKALSKTTQVKQFIRNLIKERDILYNQLKALDLTVYPSSTNFLYIKANQPLDALLLKKGILIRSFNNGYYRITIGNATENQRVIQALKEVYHETK, from the coding sequence ATGAAAATTAAACAAGCCATTCAAGCACTCAGACCTTATCAAGTTAATGACCTACAAGCAGATATTATTTTAAATGCCAATGAAACTAAAAACTACTTGTTTGATAAGGGCATTACACTCGATTTTAATACCAGTAAATATCCGAATACATTTGCTGATTCACTAAGAGAGTCGCTGAGTAAGCAATACGCATTAGCACCAGAAAACTTTGTATTAGGTAATGGATCAACCGAATTATTAGAAATACTTGTAAAAACATTCAGTGAAAAAAACGATACAGTACTTACATTCTCACCAACATTTTCAATGTATCAAATTTATGCTCAAATACATGAAGTAAAATACGAAACCATTCCGTTACATTCTGATATGACATTGTCAATACAGACGTTAATTGAAGCAGATGACAAACTAAAACCAAGTATCATCTTTGTCTGTAATCCCAATAACCCAACAGGAACATTAATTCCGAAAGAAGATATCATTCAGCTATTAAATAACACACAAGCACTTGTTGTTGTAGATGAAGCCTATATGGAGTTTGCTGATGAACAAGAAAGCCTTGTCGCAGAAATTGGTACGTATGATAATTTGATTATTGCAAGAACATTCTCAAAAGCATATGGACTGGCTGGATTGCGAATTGGCTATATGATAGGAAATACACAACTTATTGATACACTTTTCAAAGTGAAATTACCCTACAGTTTAAACCAAGCATCAATTCAATATGGGTTAAAAGCTCTTTCAAAAACGACGCAAGTGAAACAGTTTATTCGTAATTTAATCAAAGAAAGAGACATCTTATACAATCAACTAAAAGCATTAGATTTAACTGTGTATCCAAGCTCAACGAATTTTCTTTACATTAAAGCCAACCAACCCCTGGATGCACTATTATTAAAAAAAGGAATATTAATACGATCATTTAACAATGGGTACTACCGTATAACCATCGGTAATGCCACAGAAAATCAACGTGTGATTCAAGCATTAAAGGAGGTTTATCATGAGACAAAGTAG
- the hisB gene encoding imidazoleglycerol-phosphate dehydratase HisB has protein sequence MRQSSLNRQTKETDINATLKLDGSGKTKINTGIGFFDHMLTAFAFYAKIDLTIMVKGDLAVDDHHTVEDVGIVIGQLINKSLGDKNGIARFASTLTPMDDALADIALDISNRPYLTFNATFTREKIGQLSLENVQEFFYALMIESRMTCHINLRYFENNHHAVEAIFKGFGRALNMAKSITGNTVSSTKGVL, from the coding sequence ATGAGACAAAGTAGTTTAAATAGACAAACGAAAGAAACAGATATTAACGCAACGCTGAAATTAGATGGTAGTGGTAAAACTAAAATAAATACAGGGATAGGTTTCTTTGATCACATGCTGACAGCCTTTGCCTTCTATGCGAAGATCGATTTAACAATTATGGTTAAAGGAGACTTAGCGGTAGATGATCACCACACAGTTGAAGATGTCGGGATTGTGATTGGTCAATTGATTAATAAGAGTCTAGGTGACAAAAACGGTATCGCCCGATTTGCGTCGACTTTGACACCGATGGATGATGCTTTAGCAGACATCGCACTAGACATATCTAATCGTCCCTACTTAACCTTTAATGCTACGTTTACCCGTGAAAAAATAGGACAGTTATCACTTGAAAATGTTCAAGAGTTTTTCTATGCATTGATGATCGAAAGTCGTATGACATGCCACATCAATTTACGTTATTTTGAAAACAATCATCATGCGGTTGAAGCTATTTTTAAAGGATTCGGAAGAGCTTTAAATATGGCTAAAAGTATCACCGGTAATACTGTTTCATCAACTAAAGGTGTTTTATAA